The region CTTGTCCTTGCCCCAGTACTTGGCCTTCTGCACTGACCTCAACAACAAACATTTTTTGATGAGCCGGACCAACTTCTTCAACTAAACGGTAATCAATGGTAATTTCGCCTTTTTTTTGTAAATATTCTTGTAAATTTGTTTTGTGATCCATCACATGTGAGAAAGCACCGGATTGAATTTTAGGGAAAATAGTTTGTTTCAAAAAAGCCAACACACTGTCGATCCCTTGATCCAAATATAAAGCTCCAATAAAAGATTCGAATAAATCGCAAAGCAAAGCTGGTCTTTTACGACCATCCATTCGTTCTTCGCCTTTGCCTAAACGTATATAACGGTCAAAGCCGCATTCTTTTGCAAATAAGCTTAAACTTGCTTCACAAACAATTGCAGCTCTTAGTTTAGTTAATTTGCCTTCGGGCAGTTTTGGATAATGCTCAAATAAATACCTTGAAATGATTAATTCCAATACCGCATCTCCCAGAAATTCGATTCGTTCGTTATCTTTTAAATGTTGGTTCCTGTGCTCATTCACATATGATGAATGCGTGAAAGCTTCTTCTAAATAGGCAGTATTTTGAAATGTAATATCATATTTTCTTTTGATCTCTTTTAAAAATGATTCATTCATTTTTTTTCTCCTCTCGACCAGACTTGTCCAATCATTCTTATTATACTGTGTTTTACAGTAAAAATAAATAGTTTCACTGTTTAGCTGTTCAAATCAGCTTATTCTTCTTTCGAAAAAAGCTTAAATAAAAAATCCGGTTCTTAAGAAATGTGTTTTCCTTAAGAACCGGCGGTTTTTTATGAACTTAGTTTAAGTTAGCTTCGATGTAATCTACTGCGTCTCCAACTGAAGAGATATTTTCTGCATCATCATCAGAAATTTCTGTTCCAAAAACGTCTTCTAATTCCATGACTAATTCTACGATATCTAGTGAGTCTGCACCTAAATCATCTTTAAATGTCATTTCATTGGTCACTTTTTCTTCGTCTATTCCAAAACGTTCAACGATTATTTTTTTTATTTTTTCAAAAGTTTCGTTTTTTGACAATCTTTACACCTCCGTTTGGCTTTTCCATTATGACTTACTTTTCACATCTGAACATACTTATTTTACAGATACTTTTTCAGAATGTCTAGACCTTTTTATGAATTGCTTTTTATCCTTCTAAATTATCCAAATCTGCTTGTTTAGCTTCAAACTGATTGACAAGGTCATCAATTACTTTTGAAGCCAACATTTCATGAATTTGCTTAATAGTATAATAAACTGCTTCTTTTCCAGTAGAACCGTGTGTTTTAACCACAGGTGCTTTGACTCCAAATAAAACTGATCCCCCATGTTTAGAGTAATCCAGCACATCTTTCATGCCGGATAAACTATCTTTCAACAAAAGACCGCCTACTTTAGCCTTTGGTCCATTATCATACACCGCTTTTTTCAGCAATTGCATCATGGATAATGCCGTTCCTTCAATTGTTTTTAACACAGCATTTCCAGTATACCCATCTGTTACAACAACATCCGCTACGCCGCTTAACAATTCACGCGCCTCCACATTGCCAATAAAGTTAATACTTGGCTCAGCCTTCAATAATTGATGCGCTCTTTTAGTGATGTCATTTCCTTTATTTTCTTCTGTTCCATTATTCAATAAACCAACAGTAGGGTTGGAAATACCTTGGACAAACTTAGCATACTCACTCCCTAAGATGGCATATTGGTGAATATTCTCTGGTTTAGTATCCGCATTTGCTCCAACATCCATTAAATTAAACGTCTTTTCTGCTTCTGTAATGACTGGCATTGTTACCAATAAACCAGGGCGGTCGATTCCTTTGATGCGTCCGATGATCAGCAATCCTGCTGTCAATAGTGCTCCTGTATTACCTGCTGAAAAAAGAGCATCTGCTTCTTTGTTTTTTACGGCTTGCGCAGCTAAAACCATTGAAGCATTTTTCTTGCGTCGTACTGAGCGAACAGGATCATCTTCACTGTTTATTTTTTCATCTGTATGCACAATTTTAATATTAGGTTCACCTGTTAAGTACTGTTTGATGGCTGTTTCATTTCCATATAAAATGAATTCCATCTCCTTGAATTCCTTGGCTGCTAACACGACTCCCTCTACTATTGCTTTAGGAGCGTTATCTCCGCCCATTGCATCTACTGCAATTCTCATACTGCTGGCCTCCCTATAATTTTCCGCTTTGTCTTTTTAGTTGTTTTGATCGTAGTTTTAAACCTGTTTTTTGCCCATTGTTAGTTAAAGTTGACTCCCGTTAAATTTTCTAATCCAATAGCCTGTCGTAATTCATGATAGGCAGGATTCGTTAAAAAGTCAGGTTGGTTGACTAATGCTGTCGCTTCTTCTCTCGCAGCTTCCAAAGCACCAAAATCACCAATAATGTCGCCAACTTTAAAATCAGGCAAACCAGATTGCTTGGATCCAAATAGATCTCCTGAACCTCTTAATTCTAAATCTTTTTCGCTTAAAATAAAACCATCGTTTGTTTCCGTCATAATCTTCATTCGCTCAATCCCAGTTTCACTTTTTGGATTGGCCACTAAAATACAATAAGATTCTTTATGCCCTCTTCCGACTCTTCCTCTCAATTGGTGCAATTGAGATAAGCCAAATCGATCAGCATCGTAAATCACCATTGTCGTAGCATTCGGCACATTCACTCCAACTTCGATCACGGTAGTTGAAACCAGGACCTGTAATTTATTTTCTTTGAACTCTTGCATAATGGCTTCTTTTTCGGCCGGCTTCATTTTACCATGCAGCAAACCTACCCGGTAGCGCGTTGCGTAGTAAGAAGAAAGATTATTATAAATGTCTGTAGCATTCTTAACATCTAGACTTTCAGACTCTTCAATCAAAGGACAAATTACATAGGCTTGTGACCCTGCTTGTAATTGTCGTTCTATGAACTCTAAGGTTCCTTCAAAATTTTTAGGTCTCGTCCATATCGTTTCAATAGGAATACGACCAGCAGGCAATTCATCAATAACGGAAACATCCATTTCACCATAAGTCGTGATGGCTAATGTCCTGGGTATAGGCGTTGCGGTCATGAATAAAACATCAGGTTCTTTGCCTTTGCTTCGCAACGTTTTTCTTTGATTTACCCCAAAACGATGTTGCTCGTCTGTAATCACTAATCCTAGATTTGCAAAATGAACATCTTCTTGAATCAACGCATGAGTGCCAATGATAACATCTAACTGACCTGTAGCCAATTCTTCTAAAAGAATACGCCGCTCTTTTGCTTTGGTTGAGCCTGTCAATAAGGCTATTCGAACTTCTAAAGGATCAAATAATTGGCTTAAACTTTCCATATGTTGTTCAGCTAAAATCTCAGTTGGAATCATCAATGCCGATTGGTACCCTGCATTGGCAGCAGCAAATAATGCAATAGCCGCTACAATTGTTTTTCCACTGCCCACATCTCCTTGTAATAACCGGTGCATATGTCTTGCTTCTTTCAAATCATTACAAATTTCATTAACGACTCTTTTTTGGGCCGTAGTTAATTCAAAAGGCAGTGTTTTTATAAAGCGGCGTAAGTCTGCTACATCATACTTAATTTGTGTCCCGTGTCCGCTTGCTGTTTGTTTTTTTCGTAAACTTTGTAATTTAAGCTGATACAATAAAAACTCTTCAAAAATAACTTCTCTTCTAGCTTGTCTCGTTTGTTCTTCTGTTGCAGGAAAATGCATTCCATAAATTGCGGCTTGATGAGAAACCAGTCGGTACTTCTTTCTTAAAAAATCCGGCAGCGTTTCCGGTATCAGCTCGTGGTATTCTTGGTACGCTTTTGTGACCAAATCGAACAGTGTTTTTTGTTTGATTCCTTTATTTGTACGGTAAATAGATTCGAAATCCCCGCCATCTTGATTTGCAGAAGCTGTCCCGAGTATCTTGATGCCTGTCAGACTTTTTCGCTTGGCATCCCATTTCCCAAAAACTGCTAATTCTTCCCCTGCAATAATTTTACTTTTTAAATAAGGTTGGTTAAAAAAAGTAATTGAAATAACAGCATGGTCAATTACTAGTCGAAAAGATAAACGGTTTTTTTTAGGACCAAAACGACTTACTACTGCTTCAGAAACCACATTCCCTTTCAAGGTAACTTTTTCTTGATCTTCTATTTCTAATAAATTTTTTTCTTGAATGTCTTCATATCGAAATGGATAATGCGAAAGCAAATCTAGAATAGTAAAGATACCCAATTGGTGTAATGCTTCAAGCCGCTTTTCACCTACAGAAGGAAGAACAGACACTGGATCATAAATTGATTTCCCCATAATATAGCAACCATTATTTAAAACAACAGCTGGAGTGATTAAATACTGGTTGTTTTTCTTCTCTCCCTTCTCTGGTTGTATTTTAGGCTGCTTAATAAACACTTGAAAAATAGACAAAAATAAGTAAAAATAAAAAATTATTTTTATTATTTCTGTCTATTTTCATTGGATTATCAAATTACTCTACTGAAAGCAAATAAGGATAAACAGGTTGCTGTCCTTCATGTATCTCTACTTCTACGTCTGGATAGTCTTGGCTGATTTCAGCAGCAATTGCTTCTGCTTCAGTCATATCTGCTCCTTCGCCTAATAAAATCGTAACGATTTCACTATCTTCAGAAATCATTTTCTTAAGCGTATCTAGCACAGCTTCTTTACGATTGGTTGTGGACACTTTGATTTTCCCGTCAATGATTCCCATATAATCGTCTTTCTTAATGCTGATTCCTTCAATTTCAGTGTCTCGAACAGCAGTTGTGATTTGTCCACTGATGACATTTTCCAACTCTGCACTCATTTCTTTTTTGTTTGTTTCTAAATCATTCAGCTCATTAAAGGCTAACATAGCAGACATTCCTTGAGAAACGGTTCTGCTAGGCACCACAACAACAGGTAATTCACTAACTTCTGCAGCTTGATCAGCAGCCATAAAAATATTTTTGTTGTTTGGTAAAATGATGACTTTTTCAGCATGAATGGCTTCAATGGCTTTTAAGATATCTTCGGTACTAGGATTCATTGTTTGGCCACCGCTGATAACATAATTGACACCTAAGCTCTTAAACAGGCTTTGAACACCTTCGCCTGCAGCAACAGCTATCACACCATAAGGTTTTTTCTCAGCAGAAGCTGTATGATCAGCATGAGCTTCTTCATTTTCTAAAATAGTTTCATGTTGTAACCGCATGTTGTCTACTTTAATTTTTACTAATGAGCCGAATTCTTGTCCATAATTCATTACCTCTCCTGGTTGTTCAGTATGGACATGAACTTTGACAATTTCGTCATCAGAGACAACTAAAAGAGAATCACCTATTTCATTTAGATGATTACGGAAAGTGTCATAATCGAACTCTTGCTTAACTGTTTCTCCTTCACCTATTTTAACCATAATTTCAGTACAGTAGCCATATTTGATGTCTTCTGTTGCAATATGATTAGAAACACTGCGATGGTGTTCAGCATTTACCATTTCTGTCATTTCCTGAGGAGATGGTTGATAAACTTCCACTTCACTAATTTTTCCAGATAATACTTCTAAAAATCCTTCATAAATAAATAGTAGTCCTTGTCCGCCACTATCGACAACGCCTACTTCTTTTAAGACTGGTAATAAATCAGGAGTTCTATCTAGAGATTTTTTAGCTTCGCGTACGATGGCTTCCATCACTTCAACGATATTCTCAGTGGTCTTAGCTTGCTTTTCACCAGCTTTTGCTGATTCACGCGCCACAGTTAAAATGGTTCCTTCAACTGGTTTCATTACAGCTTTATAAGCGGTTTGGACTCCATTTGTAAAAGCAGCAGCAAACTCTTTTGCTGTTAACGTTTCTTTACCTTCAATTGCTTTTCCAAACCCTCTGAACAATTGAGATAAAATTACTCCAGAATTTCCCCGGGCTCCCATTAATAATCCTTTTGATAGAGCCGCAGCTAATTGATCGATATGATCTGAAGTCGTATTGTCTATCGATTTAACTCCACTAGCTAATGATAAATTCATATTTGTTCCTGTGTCTCCATCTGGAACAGGAAAAACATTTAAAGAGTTAACATATTCTGCATTTGTATCCAACCGTTTGGCTCCTACTGAAACCATTTTGCGGAATTGCTTCCCTTCTAACTTTGTAACATTCACCACTATATCCTCCTTCGTCACTTTTTAAAACAAGTGACTATGACAATTTCTTTTTATTTAGTCTTTTAAAACACGTACCCCTTGCACATAAACATTTACTGCATCAGCAGATATGCCCAGCATGGTTTCTAAATCATATTTCACTCTTTCTTGTACATTACGGCTCACTTCAGAAATTTTTGTTCCGTAACTAACAACAATATAAACATCCACCATTACGTTATTGTCTTCTTGTCGAACAACTACGCCGCGCGAATAATTTTCTTTTTTAAGTATATCATTTAAATTATCACGAATTTGGTTTTTACTTGCCATACCAACAATTCCAAAGATCTCAGTTGCGGCTCCTCCTACAACTGTTGCAATTACTTCGTTTGAAATATCAATAACGCCAAATTGTGTTTTGATTTTAACTGCCATGGTAAAAATCCTCCTTTTGGCTAGTCAGCCATGAATTACTCCTTCACATTTTATCATAGCCAGCAGAATAAGAAAAGGTTAATAGGAAAACTCCCCACTTCTTTCTTTTGAAATTCATCCCATTTGTTTGTTTCACAAGTACTTTTTCAATAACAGGGCTTTTTAAAAGAAAACAAACTTTTTTCTTTTAAAAAAGAATGCTGTCAAGTAAAATTCCTTGAAAGAAAGATGTTGCAAATGTTGTCTAATTATGATAAATTATCAAAGTATGAGTGTATAGATTGAAGCCTTGCTTCGAGATATCGGCAAAGGAGGAAAGAATAATGGCTAAAGTATGTGTCGTAACAGGACGTAAAGCAAAAAGTGGTAACAACCGTTCTCACGCTTTAAACAAAACAAAACGTACATGGGGTGCTAACTTACAAAAAGTTCGCATTTTAGTTGATGGAAAACCTAAAAAAGTTTGGGTTTCTGCTCGCGCTCTTAAATCAGGTAAAGTTGAACGCGTGTAATTTCAATAATAAAAAAGAGGTTGAGACTTTGTCTCTACCTCTTTTTTGTTCTATTTTATATGCAGCAGATCTAACTGTTCTTGGGCCTAACTCTTAATCTTTACTTTGAATGACTGCAATTAAACCCGTTTGAAATGAAAAAAGAGTGGTATCTGATACAAATTCATTACTAGCTAATGAAGTGGGGTAAGCAAAATCTGCTTCTTTCAATTGGTATTTGGCATCAAACAAAGTCAGCTTTTCAACAGCTGTCAGACAAATAAAAGCCAAGTATTTTTTATCTTCTTCTTTTTTTAACTCGTATATCCCTGGTTGATAGTAAGAAATACTATTTTGACGATCAGAAATCTGTAACTTTGCAAGATGCGGCCGCACTTTCGGTTGAAAAACCAGCCATAAATTATTCAATAGATGATCCAATCTTCCGCCAGTTGCTCCATAGATCGTCACCTTTTCTGGAACAAATTCAGTAAAAGCCGCTTCTACAGCAATTTCCGTATCCGTGGAATCCTTTTCCGCTTTAAAACGGCGAACATCTTTAACTTCTTTTTTTATCCACTCGAACTCGTCTTTAGAAACAGAATCAAAATCCCCTAAAGCAATGTACGGTTTAATCCCTAATTCCAATAATCTCACTGCTCCCCGATCAACACCAATCCAAAGAAGCCCATCGCGATTCAGCTTATTGAGATCAGGAAGCGTCATTTCCGGTCCTCCAACCAGGATCGCTATTTCAACCATCTTAACAAAGCGCTTCTTTCAATGCTTTTATCTGCTCTGACGGTTGATCAGCTCCATAAATATACGAACCGGCAACAAAAACGCTTGCTCCTGCAGCTTTACATAGTTTCGCTGTTTCAGGAATAATGCCGCCGTCCACTTCTATTTCATAATGGTAGCCTTTGTCTTTCTTCAATTCAGTTAATTGGGTAATTTTATTTACTGCCCCTTTGATGAAACTTTGCCCGCCAAAACCGGGATTAACCGTCATCACCAATACCATATCGACCTCATCTAAAACCGGCATGATTGCTTCTACAGGCGTTCCCGGATTGATCACAACACCCGCTTTAACCCCTTGAGTTTTGATAAGTTGAATAGCACGATGGATGTGATGAGTACTTTCAACATGAACCGTAATAATATCTGCACCTGCTTTAGCAAAAGCTTCAATATACTTTTCAGGATCTTCAATCATCAAATGACAATCCAAAGGTAATTTTGTAATAGGACGAATAGCTGAAACAATATTGGGTCCAAAAGTTAAATTAGGCACAAAGTGTCCATCCATTACATCAACATGGATGTAGTCTGCCCCTCCTGCTTCAACGACTTGTATATCTCTTTCTAAATTGGCAAAATCTGCACTTAAAATTGATGGCGCTATTTTCATTTTTTTCCTCACTTTTCTTTTTTTGTGTATTTTGGTTTTCGACTTTCAATTTCTTCTAAAAATTGTAAATAATGCTGATAACGATACTCTTGAATGAGGCCTTCTCCAACTTCTTTTTGAACTTGACAGCCAGGTTCTTTGCGGTGCATGCATCCTCTGAAGCGACAACGGTCTTGTGCTTCTACAAATTCTGGAAATAATTCAGGCAATTGGTCTGCTTCTATCTCCAAAAAATCAACTGAACTAAATCCTGGCGTATCCGCTACCAGTCCTTGATACAATGGAATCAATTCCACATGACGCGTCGTGTGCTTTCCTCTGCCAAGCGACATAGAAATCTTCCCCGTCTCCAAATTCAATTCAGGAGCAATTTGATTTAACAACGTAGATTTCCCTGCACCGGATTGACCGATAAAAACAGTTAAGCGATTCGAAAAGTAACGGGTCAACTCTTTTTTAGACTGCTCATTGCCCTCAATAGTTGGCAGAATGACTGGATACCCAATAGCTTGGTACTGCTTTTTTAAAGAAACCATTTTTTCTAATGCTTGTTCAGTTAATAAATCCGTTTTCGTAATGTAAATAACTGCTTCAATTGCTTTATGCTCTAGGGTTACTAAAAAACGATCGAGCAAATTGGTTGAGAAGTCAGGTTCGATCGCTGACATGATAATAACTCCCAAATCAACATTTGCCACTGTCGGTCGTATCAATTCATTTTTACGCGGCAACAACTCTTTGAGAATGCCATCTTCTTTACTGCTGCTCTCGAACTCTACGTAATCGCCTACCATTGGAGTTAGTTTGCGTTTTCTAAAATTCCCTCTGCCACGCGTTTGATAGGTTTCTCCATCAACATAAACATAATAAAATCCGCTTAATGCTTTTCTAATTTGTCCTTTTGTCACATGATCCCTCCCATTATAGCTATTCCTTTACATTGAAAAACACTAAAATCCTTCACTTTACTTCATGTTCTATTTTAACATCAAAAAACCTGAAAGACTAGTTTACTTATCTTTCAGGTTCCCTGTATGCTGTATTTATTTTAGGGTGTTACTTCTGTGTTTTCTTCAATCATTTCTCCATCTCTGATAATGCGGTAACTTCCTTTTTTCCCTTCTTGTAAAACAAAAGGTATTTCTATTTCTGTATTTTCGGATATTTCAAATTGTTGATAAATTGTGCCCAACTTATGCTCTTCATCATCAATATAAACAGTGATTGAGTTAGGAACTAGCTGCATTTCTGTACTTTCTCCAGTACTGATAGATGAAGAAACTTTTTCTTCCGATTTTTTATAAGGAATCTCAACCTTTTTTGTAAATGTTTTTAAAGGAATTTCTTCAGGCCCTTGTGAAATCACCACAGAAATATTCGAACCTCCGTATAGAATCTCACCGGCAGTTGGTTCTTGTGAAATGACTTGTCCATCTGCTATATCATTAGAATATTCTTTCGTGATCGTTACATTCAAATTGTTGTCATCTACGTAATCTTGTACTCCTTTTTCGGAATAGCCGCTCAGATCTCGCATTTCAAAGCCAGCTTTCCCCGTACTGACAGTAAATGTGATTGTCGTTTCCTCAGGAATAACCTCTTCATCTTCGTCAATATCTTGAGAAAGGATCAAGCCAGCTTCCACGGTATCACTGCTTTCATCTACTCGTTTAACTGTAAATTTTTGTTCAATTAATTGCGCACGAACTTCTTCATATGATTTGCCAGTATAATCTGAAAAGGCCACTGTCTCTTTTCCTGAACTAACCAGTAAATCGACTGTAGAGTCCTCTTTGATCGTTGCCCCTGTTTTAGGATCCGTACGAATAACTAATCCTTTTTCAACTTCATTATTAGCTTCTTCAACAACGTCTCCTAAGGCCAAATTATAGGCTGATAAGGCTTTAGTCGCCTCGTTTTTTGTCATACCCGTTAAATCAGGCACACTAATATCTTTAGGACTGCTAAACACTAGTACAGCAAATACAATTGCCCCTACTAAAAACAACCCCAATAAAGTCAGCCATAGAGCCTTAGCTTTTTTATTTTTTGGTTTTTTCTCGTTTTTTATTTCATCTTTGTTTGTCTCTGTTCCTTTTTCTGGCAATTCTTTCGATTCGGCTAAAGAACTGTCTGTTACAACTGCTTCTTTTGGTTTGATCGGCTCTAGTACTTTTGTATTTTCCAACATGCTGGCTGGAACAAATTTAGGCTCATTGCTTCTTTGCGGTAACAAAGACGTTGCCAAATCATTCTGCATTTCATGTACAGTACGGTAACGATCTGCCACTTCTTTAGCGGTAGCTTTCAAGACCACATTTTCTAAAGCTTGCGGTATCCGTTGATCATATTCTTTTACAAAAGGAACACTTTCTTGGAAATGTTTCAAAGCGATTGAAACTGCTGATTCTCCATCAAAGGGAACATGACCTGTCAATAATTCATACAGGATAATACCCAAAGAATAAATATCTGATTGATTAGTAGCCATTCCGCCACGTGCTTGTTCTGGCGAGAGATAGTGAACCGAGCCCAAAAGAGAATTCGTTTGAGTAATAGACGTTTGAGACAATGCCACAGCGATCCCAAAATCAGTAATCTTCACTACTCCATCTTCATCAATCAAAATATTTTGCGGTTTTAAATCTCGGTGAATAATGCGATTGTGATGTGCAGTAGCTACTGCGGATAACACCTGATCCATAATATCAATTACTTTTTGGTAAGGAATCGGGAAATGGTTATGAATATATTTTTTTAAATCCGTTCCTTTAACATATTCCATCACAATGTATTGATTGTTGTCTTCTTCTCCAATATCATAAACACTTACAATATTAGGATGGACCATCTCAGTTGCCGCAAGTGCTTCACGCTTAAATCGACGGATAGTATCTTGGTCGTCTCGGAAATCATAGCGCAAAACTTTAACTGCTACATCCCGATCTAAAATTAAATCATGTGCTAAGTATACGTGAGCCATACCTCCACCGCCAACAGTTCCTGTAATCTTATAGCGGCCGTTTAGTTTTCTACCAATCTCCATTGTTCTCTCCCTCCTTCCTGTCAAAAAAATCGATCAGCAGTACTGTTATATTATCGTAACCACCGCGTGCATTAGCAAGCGAGATTAAACTCGTTACTTTTTCTTCAAGTGATGCGCTTCGTTCCTTTAAGATTTCTGCGATTTCCACATCTTTCACCATATTCGTCAATCCGTCCGAACAAAGCAGCAATTGATCTTCTTTTAGAACAGAAACGACCATTAAATCCACTTCTACTTTTTCAGAAGCACCTAAAGAACGCGTTAAGACATTTTTTTGAGGATGCTTTAAAGCAGCTTCATTTGATAGTTCACCGCTTTTGACTAATTCATTAACCAAAGAATGATCATCGGTTATTTGTTTTAATGTTCCATCTGCATAATGGTATCCGCGACTGTCTCCTATATTGGCTACGACTAGCTGATTATCGATGTAAACAGCAGCTACCAGAGTCGTTCCCATCCCTTCTAAATCAGGAAATTGATGAGATTTTTCAACGATCCGCTTATTTTCTGTATTAATATTGTTTAACATCCACTGTCTGACAGCTTCTAATTCATTTACTCCTGTTTCTTCCCAAGCATTTCCTAAATGAGAAACGGCCATTTCACTTGCGACATCTCCAGCTTTGTGACCGCCCATGCCATCACATAAGACGGCTAGCGTGATTCCTTGTTTATTTGTAAAATAACCAGCAAAATCCTGATTATTTTTACGTTTTTTTCCTACATCACTACAAAAAACAATATGCATTTCTTCACCTCGCATAACTTCAAAAGTTTCAACTATTTATTTTTTTCTTAAACAACTGATAAAAAAACCGTCTGTTCCAAAATCATGTGGATAGATTTGCAATAACTGATCGTGAATATTATCCTCTAAATTTTTGTTTACAGCAATCGAAACTTTTTCAAAATCAGTATGGGTTGCCAAGAAAGATTCTACTGTTCCTTGATTTTCTTCTTTTGTGATCGTACAAGTACTATACACCAATAGACCATTTACTTTTAATTTAGGCGCTACACTAGACAATATCGCTAACTGAATTTCTTTTAATCGCTCTAAATCTTGCAGCTCTTTGGTATATTTAATATCTGGTTTTCTTCTCATCAAGCCTAGCCCTGAACAAGGTGCATCCACTAAAATTCGGTCAAAGCTTTCATCTTCAAAAACATCTTCAACTTTTCTAGCATCTAAAGTCCGGCCTTCAACGACTTCTTCTACATGCAGTCGTTTAGCATTGTCTTGCACTAATTTTACTTTGTGGGAATGCAAATCAAGTGCTGTGACTTTGCCACCAGCTGCTGCTGAGAGATAAGAAGCAATGTGCGTTGTTTTCCCTCCAGGAGCTGCACAAGCATCCAACACTTGATGATGAGGCTCAATTTGCATCACTGGAGCAACCAACATTGAAGTTTCATCTTGCACAGTCAATTGACCAGATTGAAATAAAGGCGATGATGCAAAATGCCCACCATTACTGATAACTCCTACAGGCGAAACTTCACTAGCTCGTACATCAAAGCCTTCCTCTTCCAGCGCTTCTACTGCTTCTGCTACAGACAAAAATTTTTCATT is a window of Carnobacterium mobile DSM 4848 DNA encoding:
- the rpe gene encoding ribulose-phosphate 3-epimerase, with the translated sequence MKIAPSILSADFANLERDIQVVEAGGADYIHVDVMDGHFVPNLTFGPNIVSAIRPITKLPLDCHLMIEDPEKYIEAFAKAGADIITVHVESTHHIHRAIQLIKTQGVKAGVVINPGTPVEAIMPVLDEVDMVLVMTVNPGFGGQSFIKGAVNKITQLTELKKDKGYHYEIEVDGGIIPETAKLCKAAGASVFVAGSYIYGADQPSEQIKALKEALC
- the rsgA gene encoding ribosome small subunit-dependent GTPase A codes for the protein MTKGQIRKALSGFYYVYVDGETYQTRGRGNFRKRKLTPMVGDYVEFESSSKEDGILKELLPRKNELIRPTVANVDLGVIIMSAIEPDFSTNLLDRFLVTLEHKAIEAVIYITKTDLLTEQALEKMVSLKKQYQAIGYPVILPTIEGNEQSKKELTRYFSNRLTVFIGQSGAGKSTLLNQIAPELNLETGKISMSLGRGKHTTRHVELIPLYQGLVADTPGFSSVDFLEIEADQLPELFPEFVEAQDRCRFRGCMHRKEPGCQVQKEVGEGLIQEYRYQHYLQFLEEIESRKPKYTKKEK
- the pknB gene encoding Stk1 family PASTA domain-containing Ser/Thr kinase; protein product: MEIGRKLNGRYKITGTVGGGGMAHVYLAHDLILDRDVAVKVLRYDFRDDQDTIRRFKREALAATEMVHPNIVSVYDIGEEDNNQYIVMEYVKGTDLKKYIHNHFPIPYQKVIDIMDQVLSAVATAHHNRIIHRDLKPQNILIDEDGVVKITDFGIAVALSQTSITQTNSLLGSVHYLSPEQARGGMATNQSDIYSLGIILYELLTGHVPFDGESAVSIALKHFQESVPFVKEYDQRIPQALENVVLKATAKEVADRYRTVHEMQNDLATSLLPQRSNEPKFVPASMLENTKVLEPIKPKEAVVTDSSLAESKELPEKGTETNKDEIKNEKKPKNKKAKALWLTLLGLFLVGAIVFAVLVFSSPKDISVPDLTGMTKNEATKALSAYNLALGDVVEEANNEVEKGLVIRTDPKTGATIKEDSTVDLLVSSGKETVAFSDYTGKSYEEVRAQLIEQKFTVKRVDESSDTVEAGLILSQDIDEDEEVIPEETTITFTVSTGKAGFEMRDLSGYSEKGVQDYVDDNNLNVTITKEYSNDIADGQVISQEPTAGEILYGGSNISVVISQGPEEIPLKTFTKKVEIPYKKSEEKVSSSISTGESTEMQLVPNSITVYIDDEEHKLGTIYQQFEISENTEIEIPFVLQEGKKGSYRIIRDGEMIEENTEVTP
- a CDS encoding Stp1/IreP family PP2C-type Ser/Thr phosphatase — its product is MHIVFCSDVGKKRKNNQDFAGYFTNKQGITLAVLCDGMGGHKAGDVASEMAVSHLGNAWEETGVNELEAVRQWMLNNINTENKRIVEKSHQFPDLEGMGTTLVAAVYIDNQLVVANIGDSRGYHYADGTLKQITDDHSLVNELVKSGELSNEAALKHPQKNVLTRSLGASEKVEVDLMVVSVLKEDQLLLCSDGLTNMVKDVEIAEILKERSASLEEKVTSLISLANARGGYDNITVLLIDFFDRKEGENNGDW
- the rsmB gene encoding 16S rRNA (cytosine(967)-C(5))-methyltransferase RsmB, coding for MENNQNPQKRNIKKTSRYLAMSILEKTEKNHSYSNLLLNEAIQKNNLTSADARLLTELVYGVLQRKLTLDYYLSDFLSEDKKVDIWVKNLLRLSIYQMIYLDKIPAHAILFEAAEIAKKKGHIGVSKFVNGVLRNAERKGFKSLEVLEDPIERLSIEISMPKWLVKKFVDEIGLAETKELGEAILNPSHASARVNEKFLSVAEAVEALEEEGFDVRASEVSPVGVISNGGHFASSPLFQSGQLTVQDETSMLVAPVMQIEPHHQVLDACAAPGGKTTHIASYLSAAAGGKVTALDLHSHKVKLVQDNAKRLHVEEVVEGRTLDARKVEDVFEDESFDRILVDAPCSGLGLMRRKPDIKYTKELQDLERLKEIQLAILSSVAPKLKVNGLLVYSTCTITKEENQGTVESFLATHTDFEKVSIAVNKNLEDNIHDQLLQIYPHDFGTDGFFISCLRKK